The following are encoded in a window of Parambassis ranga chromosome 15, fParRan2.1, whole genome shotgun sequence genomic DNA:
- the edaradd gene encoding ectodysplasin-A receptor-associated adapter protein isoform X1, translating into MGEVTASKMSSLKAFKEPFGRIISEPVEDTDTTSFVAEFSLEANYPVQVTDPHDSKNRNPPSHWWQPANASPHTVTREFRLSFSSWIVSDHIIRDSDAVTLPLSSMNSRYLSPSSKDRIRQPVEDVEECTWPTSTSPDYPKELQLLSPCEKCCCPAPPPKISDLMNDRDLLDLLRLKLDPTHSTIKNWKNFASRWGMSYDELTLLEHRTQGSMSHSPTQEFLMRYNQKTVTELTELCRIYQRIDVLRLLQSWIEKDWPSRWQQTH; encoded by the exons ATGGGAGAAGTCACAGCTTCAAAAATGAGCAGTTTGAAGGCGTTCAAGGAACCCTTTG GCAGAATCATCTCTGAACCCGTGGAGGACACAGACACCACCAGCTTCGTGGCTGAATTT TCTTTGGAGGCCAATTATCCAGTGCAAGTGACTGATCCTCATG ATTCCAAAAACAGAAATCCACCCTCACACTGGTGGCAGCCAGCGAACGCATCACCACACACAGTGACTCGAGAGTTCAGACTGAGCTTCTCTTCTTGGATTGTGTCTGATCATATAATCAGAGACT cagatgctgtgactcTCCCTCTGAGCTCCATGAACTCTAGATACCTGAGCCCCTCCTCGAAGGACAGAATAAGACAG CCAGTTGAAGATGTGGAAGAGTGCACCTGGCCGACATCCACTTCACCGG ACTACCCcaaggaactgcagcttctgaGCCCCTGTGAAAAGTGCTGCTGCCCAGCACCTCCTCCAAAGATCAGCGACCTCATGAACGACAGAGACCTCCTGGACTTACTGCGACTCAAACTGGATCCAACCCACAGCACCATCAAAAACTGGAAGAACTTTGCCAGTCGCTGGGGTATGAGCTATGATGAACTAACTCTACTGGAGCACCGGACCCAGGGCTCAATGTCACACAGCCCCACCCAGGAGTTCCTGATGCGCTACAACCAGAAGACGGTAACTGAGCTCACCGAACTGTGCCGCATCTATCAGCGCATCGATGTGCTGCGGTTGCTGCAGAGCTGGATAGAGAAGGACTGGCCGTCACGCTGGCAACAGACTCATTAA
- the edaradd gene encoding ectodysplasin-A receptor-associated adapter protein isoform X3, with protein sequence MGEVTASKMSSLKAFKEPFGRIISEPVEDTDTTSFVAEFSLEANYPVQVTDPHADAVTLPLSSMNSRYLSPSSKDRIRQPVEDVEECTWPTSTSPDYPKELQLLSPCEKCCCPAPPPKISDLMNDRDLLDLLRLKLDPTHSTIKNWKNFASRWGMSYDELTLLEHRTQGSMSHSPTQEFLMRYNQKTVTELTELCRIYQRIDVLRLLQSWIEKDWPSRWQQTH encoded by the exons ATGGGAGAAGTCACAGCTTCAAAAATGAGCAGTTTGAAGGCGTTCAAGGAACCCTTTG GCAGAATCATCTCTGAACCCGTGGAGGACACAGACACCACCAGCTTCGTGGCTGAATTT TCTTTGGAGGCCAATTATCCAGTGCAAGTGACTGATCCTCATG cagatgctgtgactcTCCCTCTGAGCTCCATGAACTCTAGATACCTGAGCCCCTCCTCGAAGGACAGAATAAGACAG CCAGTTGAAGATGTGGAAGAGTGCACCTGGCCGACATCCACTTCACCGG ACTACCCcaaggaactgcagcttctgaGCCCCTGTGAAAAGTGCTGCTGCCCAGCACCTCCTCCAAAGATCAGCGACCTCATGAACGACAGAGACCTCCTGGACTTACTGCGACTCAAACTGGATCCAACCCACAGCACCATCAAAAACTGGAAGAACTTTGCCAGTCGCTGGGGTATGAGCTATGATGAACTAACTCTACTGGAGCACCGGACCCAGGGCTCAATGTCACACAGCCCCACCCAGGAGTTCCTGATGCGCTACAACCAGAAGACGGTAACTGAGCTCACCGAACTGTGCCGCATCTATCAGCGCATCGATGTGCTGCGGTTGCTGCAGAGCTGGATAGAGAAGGACTGGCCGTCACGCTGGCAACAGACTCATTAA
- the edaradd gene encoding ectodysplasin-A receptor-associated adapter protein isoform X2 — translation MGEVTASKMSSLKAFKEPFGRIISEPVEDTDTTSFVAEFSLEANYPVQVTDPHDSKNRNPPSHWWQPANASPHTVTREFRLSFSSWIVSDHIIRDYAVTLPLSSMNSRYLSPSSKDRIRQPVEDVEECTWPTSTSPDYPKELQLLSPCEKCCCPAPPPKISDLMNDRDLLDLLRLKLDPTHSTIKNWKNFASRWGMSYDELTLLEHRTQGSMSHSPTQEFLMRYNQKTVTELTELCRIYQRIDVLRLLQSWIEKDWPSRWQQTH, via the exons ATGGGAGAAGTCACAGCTTCAAAAATGAGCAGTTTGAAGGCGTTCAAGGAACCCTTTG GCAGAATCATCTCTGAACCCGTGGAGGACACAGACACCACCAGCTTCGTGGCTGAATTT TCTTTGGAGGCCAATTATCCAGTGCAAGTGACTGATCCTCATG ATTCCAAAAACAGAAATCCACCCTCACACTGGTGGCAGCCAGCGAACGCATCACCACACACAGTGACTCGAGAGTTCAGACTGAGCTTCTCTTCTTGGATTGTGTCTGATCATATAATCAGAGACT atgctgtgactcTCCCTCTGAGCTCCATGAACTCTAGATACCTGAGCCCCTCCTCGAAGGACAGAATAAGACAG CCAGTTGAAGATGTGGAAGAGTGCACCTGGCCGACATCCACTTCACCGG ACTACCCcaaggaactgcagcttctgaGCCCCTGTGAAAAGTGCTGCTGCCCAGCACCTCCTCCAAAGATCAGCGACCTCATGAACGACAGAGACCTCCTGGACTTACTGCGACTCAAACTGGATCCAACCCACAGCACCATCAAAAACTGGAAGAACTTTGCCAGTCGCTGGGGTATGAGCTATGATGAACTAACTCTACTGGAGCACCGGACCCAGGGCTCAATGTCACACAGCCCCACCCAGGAGTTCCTGATGCGCTACAACCAGAAGACGGTAACTGAGCTCACCGAACTGTGCCGCATCTATCAGCGCATCGATGTGCTGCGGTTGCTGCAGAGCTGGATAGAGAAGGACTGGCCGTCACGCTGGCAACAGACTCATTAA
- the LOC114447181 gene encoding neuroblast differentiation-associated protein AHNAK — protein sequence MSEGGISAGFSKSLVLDNSDKGVVVKGITDSMIAAKSGLQAGDEIVAATIHLDNLDKKEVLDILKVLQPYENNMKVLTKKDLSGGVGLGSLGLGLKDSLEGGIRGPTINGDLPSLSLNKPSADAGAALTLPSARLTAPDIKGDLGGSLKAPDVSVSTPSASLDIDKPEIKTGKYVAPKFSMPRFGVPQTETPSVDGSVSGDIDLPVSGKIETPNLNMSAPKLDIKSPDLDLNGPGVNLEGPNAEIEAPSGKLNWPHLKWKGPKVTGPDANLNADVSAPDIRVPTPKMEGELNAPNVNINLPKADIESPGLAVQTPDIDASGGKINWPHLKWKKPKLHGPKADLNAPDVDLSVPKVEGELNAPKVDIDLPNAKVRGPDLDLQAPDIDVDTPSGKINWPHLKWKKPKLHGSKADLDIDADLNTPDLSLSAPKIEGDINIPDAELSLPKANVDVQSPDFNVDAPSGKINWPHLKWKKPKLQGPKADIDLNADLSTPDVDLSAPKIDGEINTPDVDLRLPKADIDIKAPDADIEAPSGKIKFPTLKKPKLKHSGKVKVPDADLNAVKAPDVNLNLPKAEVDTPKVDIDIPEVDAQGPSGKLKWFTLKKPKFGTLKGPKANIDGDVKVPDVDIKRPDVDVSAPNVNLSAPKIDAGIAAPDLNLSLPSAEVKAPDVDLNGPDLDIDHPDGKFKLPKFKLPKFKGPKVKGPELDADLKAPGIDASLDIPKVDVDVPDVDLKAPDLSLSAPKIDAGIAAPDLNLSLPSAEVKAPNVDLGGPDLDINHPDGKFKLPKFKLPNFKGPKVKGPELDADLKAPGIDASLDKPKFDVDVPDVDLKTPDLSLSAPKIAAPDLNLSLPSAEVKAPDVDLNGPDLDIDHPDAKFKLPKFKLPKFKGPKVKGPELDADLKAPGIDASLDIPKIDVDVPDVDLKAPDLSLSAPKIAAPDLNLSLPSAEVKAPDVDLNGSDLDIGHPDAKFKLPKFKLPNFKGPKVKGPELDADLKAPGIDASLDIPKVDVDLPDVDLKAPDLSLSAPKVDAGIAAPDLNLSLPSAEVKAPNVDLSGPDLDIGHPDAKFKLPKFKLPNFKGPKVKGPELDADLKAPGIDASLDIPKVDVDVPDVDLKAPDLSLSAPKVDAGIATPDLNLSLPSAEVKAPNVDLSGPDLDINHPDAKFKLPKFKLPNFKGPKVKGPELDADLKTPGIDASLDIPKVNVDVPDVDLKAPDLSLSAPKVDAGIAAPDLNLSLPSAEVKAPNVDLSGPDLDINHPDAKFKLPKFKLPNFKGPKVKGPELDADLKTPGIDASLDIPKVNVDVPDADLKASDLSLSAPKIDAGIAAPDLNLSLPSAEVKAPNVDLSGPDLDIGHPDAKFKLPKFKLPNFKGPKVKGPELDADLKAPGIDASLDIPKVDVDVPDVDLKAPKLNLSAPKINKDLSAPNLDIKLPNAKLDSPDLTVNSPDVDINLPKANLEAPASQLKTPNLDIDTHLGDFKMPHFRIPKLDLSSPEVEVPSVQASVEAGVEAPRVNIGTPTAEAKLPAPAVDLSAPKLQAEVKAPEVDVKAPNVEANVEKSRMPHFKIPKLSLSGSKTKSPEVNTEVNVEDGNDSKVDVANAEVDIPAFKFHRLPRNSIDGIVGIADMLGLSKQDDTEEKDYVMSKGIRLPIINATSNTGEKIDILERLKLAKKKISSTNISPTEEKANLNLAAPSLDVSASTDAGDASFVRGGTFKIEKPESVLGLIAPTVSTSDENDKLSLSLSNMLGLNIKDSDAD from the exons ATG AGTGAAGGTGGCATAAGCGCAGGTTTTTCTAAAAGCCTGGTCCTGGACAACTCTGACAAAGGAGTTGTTGTTAAAGGAATCACAGACAGCATGATAGCTGCAAAGTCTGGCCTGCAAGCAG GGGATGAGATCGTTGCAGCCACCATACACTTGGACAACCTTGACAAAAAGGAAGTGTTGGACATCCTAAAGGTCCTGCAACCATACGAAAACAACATGAAGGTTCTGACAAAGAAGGACTTGAGCGGAGGTGTTGGCCTTGGTTCCCTGGGATTGGGTCTTAAAGACTCTTTAGAG GGTGGAATACGCGGTCCTACCATCAATGGAGACCTTCCCAGTCTCAGTCTAAATAAGCCTTCAGCTGATGCTGGTGCCGCACTTACATTGCCCTCAGCCAGACTGACAGCACCGGACATAAAAGGAGATCTAGGTGGCTCCCTTAAAGCACCTGATGTCAGTGTCTCAACTCCCAGTGCTTCACTTGACATTGACAAACCAGAAATCAAGACAGGCAAATATGTAGCCCCAAAATTTTCAATGCCCCGCTTTGGTGTGCCTCAAACAGAAACACCCAGCGTTGATGGCAGTGTGTCTGGTGACATAGATCTCCCTGTCAGTGGAAAGATAGAGACACCAAACCTCAACATGTCAGCTCCGAAATTAGATATTAAAAGTCCCGATTTAGATCTGAACGGTCCTGGCGTCAATTTAGAAGGCCCAAATGCTGAAATTGAGGCCCCCTCAGGCAAATTGAACTGGCCCCATCTGAAATGGAAAGGTCCCAAAGTTACAGGACCAGATGCCAACTTAAATGCTGATGTGTCTGCACCTGATATCAGGGTCCCCACCCCAAAGATGGAGGGTGAACTAAATGCCCCAAATGTTAACATTAACTTGCCTAAAGCTGACATTGAAAGTCCTGGCCTAGCTGTCCAAACGCCAGACATTGATGCCTCAGGTGGTAAAATCAACTGGCCTCACTTGAAGTGGAAGAAACCCAAACTTCATGGTCCAAAAGCTGATCTGAATGCACCAGATGTTGATCTCTCTGTTCCAAAAGTGGAGGGTGAGCTAAATGCTCCTAAAGTTGACATTGATTTGCCAAATGCAAAAGTTAGAGGCCCTGACCTGGACCTACAGGCTCCAGATATTGATGTAGACACTCCATCTGGCAAAATCAACTGGCCCCACCTGAAATGGAAGAAGCCTAAACTTCATGGCTCAAAAGCAGACCTAGACATAGATGCAGACCTAAACACACCTGATCTAAGTCTCTCAGCTCCAAAGATTGAGGGTGACATTAATATTCCAGATGCTGAGCTGAGTCTCCCAAAAGCTAATGTAGACGTTCAATCCCCAGATTTTAATGTCGATGCTCCTTCTGGGAAAATTAACTGGCCCCATCTGAAGTGGAAGAAACCCAAACTTCAGGGCCCAAAAGCTGACATTGACCTTAATGCAGATCTGAGCACACCTGATGTTGATCTTTCAGCTCCAAAAATCGATGGTGAGATTAACACACCCGATGTTGATCTGAGATTACCCAAGGCTGACATTGACATTAAAGCACCAGATGCTGACATTGAGGCTCCTTCTGGCAAAATCAAGTTCCCAACTCTTAAAAAGCCCAAACTCAAGCATTCTGGAAAAGTAAAAGTCCCAGATGCTGATCTTAATGCTGTAAAAGCACCAGATGTCAATCTGAACCTACCAAAAGCGGAAGTAGACACCCCCAAGGTAGATATTGATATTCCAGAGGTTGATGCTCAAGGCCCTAGTGGAAAATTAAAATGGTTCACCCTCAAGAAACCCAAATTTGGGACACTGAAAGGTCCAAAGGCTAACATTGATGGTGATGTGAAGGTACCAGATGTGGACATCAAAAGGCCTGATGTGGATGTAAGTGCACCAAATGTTAATCTTTCTGCCCCAAAAATTGATGCTGGGATTGCGGCTCCAGACCTCAACCTCAGCCTGCCAAGTGCTGAAGTGAAAGCTCCAGATGTGGATCTCAATGGTCCAGATCTTGACATTGACCACCCGGATGGCAAGTTTAAGTTACCTAAATTTAAACTTCCAAAATTCAAAGGACCAAAGGTGAAGGGTCCTGAATTGGATGCTGATTTAAAAGCACCAGGCATTGATGCCAGTCTTGACATACCTAAAGTTGATGTGGACGTGCCTGATGTAGACCTAAAAGCCCCGGATCTCTCCTTGTCTGCCCCAAAAATTGATGCTGGGATTGCCGCTCCAGACCTCAACCTCAGCCTGCCGAGTGCTGAAGTGAAAGCTCCAAATGTGGATCTCGGTGGTCCAGATCTTGACATTAACCACCCAGATGGCAAGTTTAAGTTACCTAAATTTAAACTTCCAAACTTCAAAGGACCAAAAGTGAAGGGTCCTGAATTGGATGCTGATTTAAAAGCACCAGGCATTGATGCCAGTCTTGACAAACCTAAATTTGACGTGGATGTGCCTGATGTAGACCTAAAAACCCCGGATCTCTCCTTGTCTGCACCAAAAATTGCCGCTCCAGACCTCAACCTCAGCCTGCCGAGTGCTGAAGTGAAAGCTCCAGATGTGGATCTCAATGGTCCAGATCTTGACATTGACCATCCAGATGCCAAGTTTAAGTTACCTAAATTTAAACTTCCAAAATTCAAAGGCCCAAAGGTGAAGGGTCCTGAATTGGATGCTGATTTAAAAGCACCAGGCATTGATGCCAGTCTTGACATACCTAAAATTGATGTGGATGTGCCTGATGTAGACCTAAAAGCCCCGGATCTCTCTTTGTCTGCGCCAAAAATTGCTGCTCCAGACCTCAACCTCAGCCTGCCGAGTGCTGAAGTGAAAGCTCCAGATGTGGATCTCAATGGTTCAGATCTTGACATTGGCCACCCGGATGCCAAGTTTAAGTTACCTAAATTTAAACTTCCAAACTTCAAAGGACCAAAAGTGAAGGGTCCTGAATTGGATGCTGATTTAAAAGCACCAGGCATTGATGCCAGTCTTGACATACCTAAAGTTGATGTGGATTTGCCTGATGTAGACCTAAAAGCCCCGGATCTCTCCTTGTCTGCACCAAAAGTTGATGCTGGGATTGCCGCTCCAGACCTCAACCTCAGCCTGCCAAGTGCTGAAGTGAAAGCTCCAAATGTAGATCTCAGTGGTCCAGATCTTGACATTGGCCACCCGGATGCCAAGTTTAAGTTACCTAAATTTAAACTTCCAAACTTCAAAGGACCAAAAGTGAAGGGTCCTGAATTGGATGCTGATTTAAAAGCACCAGGCATTGATGCCAGTCTTGACATACCTAAAGTTGATGTGGATGTGCCTGATGTAGACCTAAAGGCCCCGGATCTCTCCTTGTCTGCACCAAAAGTTGATGCTGGGATTGCCACTCCAGACCTCAACCTCAGCCTGCCAAGTGCTGAAGTGAAAGCTCCAAATGTGGATCTCAGTGGTCCAGATCTTGACATTAACCACCCGGATGCCAAGTTTAAGTTACCTAAATTTAAACTTCCAAACTTTAAAGGACCAAAAGTGAAGGGTCCTGAATTGGATGCTGATTTAAAAACACCAGGCATTGATGCCAGTCTTGACATACCTAAAGTTAATGTGGATGTGCCTGATGTAGACCTAAAGGCCCCGGATCTCTCCTTGTCTGCACCAAAAGTTGATGCTGGGATTGCCGCTCCAGACCTCAACCTCAGCCTGCCGAGTGCTGAAGTGAAAGCTCCAAATGTGGATCTCAGTGGTCCAGATCTTGACATTAACCACCCGGATGCCAAGTTTAAGTTACCTAAATTTAAACTTCCAAACTTTAAAGGACCAAAAGTGAAGGGTCCTGAATTGGATGCTGATTTAAAAACACCAGGCATTGATGCCAGTCTTGACATACCTAAAGTTAACGTGGATGTACCTGATGCAGACCTAAAAGCCTCAGATCTCTCCTTGTCTGCACCAAAAATTGATGCTGGGATTGCCGCTCCAGACCTCAATCTCAGCCTGCCAAGTGCTGAAGTGAAAGCTCCAAATGTAGATCTCAGTGGTCCAGATCTTGACATTGGCCACCCGGATGCTAAGTTTAAGTTACCTAAATTTAAACTTCCAAACTTCAAAGGACCAAAAGTGAAGGGTCCTGAATTGGATGCTGATTTAAAAGCACCAGGCATTGATGCCAGTCTTGATATACCTAAAGTTGATGTGGATGTACCTGATGTAGACCTAAAAGCCCCGAAACTCAACCTGTCTGCTCCAAAAATAAACAAGGACCTCTCAGCACCAAATTTAGACATCAAGTTGCCAAATGCTAAACTGGACTCACCGGATCTCACAGTGAACTCTCCAGATGTGGACATCAATTTGCCAAAAGCAAATCTTGAAGCACCTGCATCACAGTTAAAAACACCAAATCTAGATATTGACACACATCTTGGGGACTTTAAAATGCCTCATTTCAGGATTCCAAAACTTGACCTTTCAAGTCCTGAGGTTGAAGTTCCCAGTGTTCAAGCTTCAGTTGAGGCTGGAGTAGAAGCACCCAGAGTCAACATAGGCACTCCCACAGCAGAGGCCAAGCTCCCTGCTCCTGCAGTAGATTTGAGTGCACCAAAGTTACAAGCTGAGGTCAAAGCACCTGAAGTAGATGTGAAAGCTCCGAATGTAGAGGCCAATGTTGAAAAGTCCAGAATGCCGCATTTTAAGATTCCAAAGTTAAGCCTTTCAGGGTCAAAAACAAAATCCCCAGAGGTAAACACTGAAGTGAATGTTGAAGATGGAAATGACTCCAAAGTAGATGTTGCAAATGCGGAGGTGGACATTCCTGCATTTAAATTCCACAGACTGCCTAGGAACAGCATTGATGGCATTGTAGGAATTGCTGATATGTTGGGCTTATCAAAACAAGATGACACGGAGGAAAAGGACTATGTCATGAGCAAAGGGATTCGCTTGCCAATAATAAATGCAACATCCAACACAGGAGAAAAGATTGACATTTTGGAGAGACTGAAATTAGCCAAAAAGAAAATATCCTCAACAAACATATCACCAACTGAAGAGAAAGCTAATCTGAATCTTGCGGCCCCAAGTCTCGATGTCAGTGCCTCTACAGATGCAGGAGATGCCTCTTTTGTGAGAGGAGGTACTTTCAAAATTGAAAAGCCAGAGTCTGTGCTGGGCCTGATAGCCCCTACAGTTTCTACATCagatgaaaatgacaaattgtCCCTGAGCCTTTCTAACATGCTTGGTCTGAACATCAAGGATTCAGATGCTGACTGA
- the edaradd gene encoding ectodysplasin-A receptor-associated adapter protein isoform X4: MGEVTASKMSSLKAFKEPFGRIISEPVEDTDTTSFVAEFSLEANYPVQVTDPHDAVTLPLSSMNSRYLSPSSKDRIRQPVEDVEECTWPTSTSPDYPKELQLLSPCEKCCCPAPPPKISDLMNDRDLLDLLRLKLDPTHSTIKNWKNFASRWGMSYDELTLLEHRTQGSMSHSPTQEFLMRYNQKTVTELTELCRIYQRIDVLRLLQSWIEKDWPSRWQQTH, from the exons ATGGGAGAAGTCACAGCTTCAAAAATGAGCAGTTTGAAGGCGTTCAAGGAACCCTTTG GCAGAATCATCTCTGAACCCGTGGAGGACACAGACACCACCAGCTTCGTGGCTGAATTT TCTTTGGAGGCCAATTATCCAGTGCAAGTGACTGATCCTCATG atgctgtgactcTCCCTCTGAGCTCCATGAACTCTAGATACCTGAGCCCCTCCTCGAAGGACAGAATAAGACAG CCAGTTGAAGATGTGGAAGAGTGCACCTGGCCGACATCCACTTCACCGG ACTACCCcaaggaactgcagcttctgaGCCCCTGTGAAAAGTGCTGCTGCCCAGCACCTCCTCCAAAGATCAGCGACCTCATGAACGACAGAGACCTCCTGGACTTACTGCGACTCAAACTGGATCCAACCCACAGCACCATCAAAAACTGGAAGAACTTTGCCAGTCGCTGGGGTATGAGCTATGATGAACTAACTCTACTGGAGCACCGGACCCAGGGCTCAATGTCACACAGCCCCACCCAGGAGTTCCTGATGCGCTACAACCAGAAGACGGTAACTGAGCTCACCGAACTGTGCCGCATCTATCAGCGCATCGATGTGCTGCGGTTGCTGCAGAGCTGGATAGAGAAGGACTGGCCGTCACGCTGGCAACAGACTCATTAA
- the exo1 gene encoding exonuclease 1, with product MGIQGLLQFIKDAAEPVNVKKYKGQAVAVDTYCWLHKGAFSCAEKLAKGEPTDQYVWYCMKFVDMLLNFGVKPILVFDGRNLPSKQEVEKARRERRETNLQKGRQLLREGKLSEARDCFTRCVNITPAMAHNLIKAARARGVDCLVAPYEADAQLAFLSKSGLAQAVITEDSDLLAFGCKTVILKMDKQGNGLEIDQNHLGRCRSLGDVFTEDKFRYMCILSGCDYLASLHGIGLGKACKLLKLAKDPDILKVIRKMGQYLKMNLIVPEEYIEGFVKANNTFLYQLVFDPVRRKVAPLNPYPEHIDPSTLSYAGLNIGDDKGLQMALGNLDINTMKMIDDFCPDKPISQQYKPRSRSWNESPAYNGPSIWSSSFTPASARPAQPAASQDRPVSTRGKERVISTDSLRLPCRELQVKRQREDSSISDQDMLQQYSSSSQKRSRPDQQPEQTKSSRQPRPHNRFATLLQRRNQEAEEDGQGTRSRFFSNFSSSPSQEALPQAVEPTVVSPIKKGSSPSSQNQDSDGPEVPSVETPSPPSSQSSPSPTSTNQGLKLFPWSRGSFSTEKSGTPKSASGLAAMQQFQYKKASLSFSSETRSPSGCPTPSPQPSSPDRKSEAEDDAPDSPPSQDSAYFSQSQPYLTSFHTQDEAPTHSFPSSHQEAAALEMNSSTDAELEQNPTHLTDKKPRIMKSKVSGLVKARSSNQSKAAKVQTSLGPARASGLRKTSAASGKKLSSPNNENNPGVQATISSLWKNFSFKKETQKMSACHVSSQPANHLTA from the exons ATGGGAATTCAAGGTCTGCTGCAGTTCATCAAAGACGCAGCAGAGCCCGTCAACGTGAAAAAATACAAAGGCCAGGCGGTGGCTGTGGACACCTACTGTTGGCTGCACAAAGGAGCATTTTCATGTGCTGAAAAGCTTGCTAAAGGAGAACCAACTGACCA ATATGTGTGGTACTGCATGAAATTTGTGGACATGCTGTTGAACTTTGGCGTCAAACCGATTTTGGTGTTTGATGGACGCAATCTGCCCTCAAAACAAGAGGTGGAAAAAGCTCGGAGGGA ACGCAGAGAGACCAACCTGCAAAAAGGCAGACAGCTGCTCCGTGAAGGCAAACTGTCTGAGGCCAGAGACTGTTTCACTCGCTGTGTTAACATCACTCCAGCCATGGCTCACAACCTCATCAAG GCTGCGAGGGCAAGAGGGGTAGACTGTCTGGTGGCTCCATATGAAGCTGATGCTCAGTTAGCCTTCCTGTCTAAATCTGGTTTGGCACAGGCTGTCATCACAGAGGACTCTGACCTGCTGGCATTTGGCTGCAAAACG GTGATCCTCAAAATGGACAAACAGGGCAACGGACTAGAGATAGACCAGAATCACCTGGGCCGCTGTCGCTCACTGGGGGACGTTTTCACAGAGGACAAGTTCCGCTACATGTGCATCCTCTCTGGCTGTGACTACCTGGCCTCCCTGCACGGCATTGGTTTGGGCAAGGCCTGCAAACTGCTGAAGCTCGCCAAGGACCCTGATATCCTCAAG GTGATCAGAAAGATGGGACAGTACCTGAAGATGAATCTTATCGTCCCTGAGGAGTACATTGAGGGATTTGTTAAAGCCAATAACACCTTCCTGTACCAGCTGGTGTTCGATCCTGTCAGACGGAAGGTTGCGCCGCTCAACCCATACCCAGAGCACATCGACCCATCCACCCTCAGCTACGCTGGACT TAACATCGGTGATGACAAAGGCTTACAGATGGCTTTGGGAAACCTTGACATCAACACCATGAAGATGATAGATGACTTCTGCCCAGACAAACCCATTTCACAG CAATATAAACCACGCAGTCGCAGCTGGAATGAGTCACCAGCCTACAATGGGCCCAGTATctggagcagcagcttcactccagCATCTGCTAGGCCTGCCCAGCCTGCTGCCTCCCAAGACAGGCCTGTCTCCACCAGGGGGAAGGAGAGAGTCATCAGCACGGACAGCCTGAGGCTGccctgcagagagctgcaggtgaagaggcagagagagg ACTCTAGTATATCTGACCAGGACATGCTGCAGCAGTATTCCTCCTCCAGTCAGAAACGATCCAGGCCAGACCAGCAACCAGAACAGACCAAATCGAGCCGCCAGCCCAGGCCACACAATCGTTTCGCCaccctgctgcagaggaggaaccaAGAGGCTGAGGAGGACGGTCAGGGCACACGCAGCAG ATTCTTCAGTAACTTCAGTTCTAGTCCGAGCCAGGAGGCTTTACCTCAAGCTGTGGAGCCCACAGTGGTGAGTCCAATAAAGAAGGGGTCCTCACCTAGCTCCCAGAACCAGGACAGCGATGGCCCCGAGGTCCCGTCTGTGGAAACCCCAAGCCCACCTTCATCACAAAGCTCTCCATCCCCCACCTCAACCAACCAGGGCCTCAAGTTGTTCCCATGGTCAAGGGGCTCCTTCTCAACAGAAAAATCTGGAACACCAAAGTCAGCCTCAGGGCTGGCTGCCATGCAGCAGTTTCAGTATAAGAAGGCGAGTTTGTCCTTTTCTTCAGAGACTCGCAGCCCCTCCGGATGCCCTACTCCCTCCCCTCAACCAAGCTCACCTGACAGAAAGTCTGAGGCAGAGGATGACGCCCCAGACTCTCCTCCCTCCCAGGACAGTGCTTACTTCTCTCAGTCACAACCCTACCTCACTTCCTTCCACACACAAGACGAAGCCCCCACCCACAGCTTCCCCTCCTCCCACCAGGAGGCTGCTGCATTG GAAATGAATTCAAGTACAGATGCAGAGCTGGAGCAGAATCCCACGCACTTGACTGATAAGAAACCTCGTATAATGAAGTCAAAG GTTTCAGGTTTAGTAAAGGCACGATCAAGCAACCAGAGTAAAGCTGCTAAGGTGCAAACGTCGCTGGGCCCGGCCAGAGCAAGCGGACTGAGGAAGACGTCTGCGGCTTCTGGGAAGAAACTCTCCTCCCCTAATAATGAGAACAACCCTGGTGTCCAGGCAACAATCAGCAGCCTCTGGAAGAACTTCAGCTTCAAAAA agAAACTCAGAAGATGTCTGCCTGCCATGTCTCCAGTCAACCTGCTAACCACCTGACCGCATGA